The following proteins are encoded in a genomic region of Poecilia reticulata strain Guanapo linkage group LG11, Guppy_female_1.0+MT, whole genome shotgun sequence:
- the LOC103472694 gene encoding protein S100-A11-like isoform X1, which produces MAEEITECEMALGCLFSVFMEKQGDDGKLTKEAFLQLLNEQIPSFKKAGKNIGEEIFKGVDFNHDGAVDFQEFAMMIAGYASKNFAALQKVMKEAKKGK; this is translated from the exons ATGGCTGAAGAAATTACTGAATGCGAGATGGCATTGGGTTGCTTGTTCAGCGTCTTCATGGAGAAGCAAGGAGATGATGGAAAGCTGACCAAAGAAGCTTTTTTGCAGCTGCTGAATGAGCAGATACCCTCATTCAAG aaggctggtaaaaacattggaGAAGAGATATTCAAAGGCGTAGACTTCAATCATGATGGAGCCGTCGACTTCCAGGAGTTTGCTATGATGATTGCAGGATACGCTTCTAAGAATTTTGCTGCCCTTCAAAAAGTCATGAAAGAAGCAAAGAAGGGAAAGTAA
- the LOC103472694 gene encoding protein S100-A11-like isoform X2, which yields MAEEITECEMALGCLFSVFMEKQGDDGKLTKEAFLQLLNEQIPSFKAGKNIGEEIFKGVDFNHDGAVDFQEFAMMIAGYASKNFAALQKVMKEAKKGK from the exons ATGGCTGAAGAAATTACTGAATGCGAGATGGCATTGGGTTGCTTGTTCAGCGTCTTCATGGAGAAGCAAGGAGATGATGGAAAGCTGACCAAAGAAGCTTTTTTGCAGCTGCTGAATGAGCAGATACCCTCATTCAAG gctggtaaaaacattggaGAAGAGATATTCAAAGGCGTAGACTTCAATCATGATGGAGCCGTCGACTTCCAGGAGTTTGCTATGATGATTGCAGGATACGCTTCTAAGAATTTTGCTGCCCTTCAAAAAGTCATGAAAGAAGCAAAGAAGGGAAAGTAA
- the trim46b gene encoding tripartite motif-containing 46b isoform X1, with protein sequence MAPRFQVKLFSLQSNMKSLEHELHCPVCKEIVKQPVVLPCQHSVCLMCASEVLVANGYPPPELPPEPNSPASTPNTRSPRQARRPTPKHEQRPIDRVLRSGPHPPSPSMPRSPGHGTYPGRRRKEGPPLVMMFPCVPCARDVELGEKGLTDCLRNLTLERIVERYRHTVSLGSVAVMCQFCKPPQTLEATKGCADCRSNFCNECFKLYHPWGTPRAQHEHIQPTLNFRPKVLTCTEHDQEKLQFYCRSCQRLLCPLCKLRRIHTGHKILPVAQAYQALKEKITKEMNFILSSQDTVLAQITQLESAITQTEVNSVSAREQLAQSIRDLTAALAERHASLTQALEAARQKRGEALSAQVAERRGLMEHAGLMAFTQELLKETDQPCFVQAARQTHNRLSKAIENLQHFTLAADPSFRHFQLDVSKELKLLTELNFIQAPLAPVIDTQRSLAYDQLFLSWRLPQESAPAWHFSVEYRRRGVVPGGASRGGIRGGLAAARWGWQRLDEVSGTSAVIDRLEMDSVYVLRVRGCNKAGYGEYSEEVYLHTPPAPVLNFYLDSRWGLHADRLVVSKEQRGARSVPGLSLLQAADHALTSCHLTSDLLVGDVAITQGRHYWACSVEPGSYLVKVGVGLESKLQEWFHLPQDMASPRYDPDSGHDSGAEDALDSAPPFCFLTMGMGKIYLPQHSYHHHHNNHGGNNRDPLTNNNNVPSGLTYPLPPRLGVCLDFEKGRVTFYDAHSLRPLWEGHVDCSGPVCPAFCFIGGGALQLQELVANRNADQTPVRRVTIQPRVTNLNN encoded by the exons ATGGCGCCCAGATTCCAGGTGAAG CTTTTCTCCCTGCAGTCCAACATGAAGAGTCTGGAGCACGAGCTGCATTGTCCTGTGTGCAAGGAGATCGTCAAGCAGCCCGTGGTTCTGCCATGCCAGCACAGCGTCTGCCTGATGTGTGCCTCAGAGGTCCTGGTGGCCAATGGCTACCCGCCACCAGAACTCCCCCCGGAGCCCAACTCTCCGGCCTCCACGCCCAACACTCGCTCTCCTCGTCAGGCACGCCGGCCCACTCCCAAACACGAGCAGCGGCCCATTGACCGAGTGCTGCGATCAG GCCCCCATCCGCCTTCACCATCCATGCCTCGCTCTCCCGGACATGGGACGTATCCAGGGCGACGGCGTAAGGAGGGCCCTCCTCTGGTGATGATGTTCCCCTGCGTCCCCTGCGCCCGGGATGTCGAGCTGGGCGAGAAGGGCCTGACTGACTGTCTCCGCAACCTCACATTGGAGCGGATTGTGGAGAG GTACAGACACACAGTGAGCCTGGGGAGTGTCGCTGTGATGTGCCAGTTCTGTAAGCCTCCTCAAACTCTGGAGGCCACCAAGGGCTGTGCTGACTGCCGCTCAAATTTCTGCAACGAGTGTTTCAAGCTCTATCACCCATGGGGAACGCCCCGAGCACAACACGAGCACATCCAGCCCACACTCAATTTCAGACCAAAG GTTCTGACCTGCACGGAGCACGACCAGGAGAAGCTGCAATTCTATTGCAGGTCCTGCCAGCGGCTGCTCTGCCCGCTCTGCAAACTGCGGCGAATCCACACTGGACACAAAATCCTCCCGGTGGCACAAGCTTACCAAGCTCTTAAG GAGAAGATAACTAAAGAGATGAACTTCATCCTGTCCAGCCAGGACACAGTTCTGGCTCAGATCACCCAGCTGGAGAGCGCCATCACTCAGACTGAG GTGAACAGCGTGTCGGCCAGAGAGCAGCTGGCCCAGAGCATCAGGGACCTGACGGCGGCTCTCGCAGAGCGTCACGCCTCGCTCACACAGGCTCTGGAGGCGGCGCGGCAGAAACGCGGCGAGGCGCTTTCTGCTCAGGTGGCGGAGCGACGTGGCCTGATGGAACATGCGGGGCTCATGGCTTTCACCCAGGAGCTGCTGAAAGAGACGGACCAGCCCTGCTTCGTGCAGGCCGCTCGCCAAACACACAAcag GTTGAGCAAAGCAATCGAGAATCTCCAGCATTTCACTTTGGCTGCTGATCCGTCCTTCAGACACTTCCAGCTGGATGTTTCCAAAGAGCTCAAACTCCTGACAGAGCTTAACTTCATCCAAG CTCCTCTGGCTCCCGTCATCGACACCCAGCGCTCTCTGGCGTACGACCAGCTCTTCCTGAGCTGGCGGCTGCCTCAGGAGTCGGCGCCCGCCTGGCATTTTTCCGTGGAGTATCGCCGCCGAGGCGTGGTGCCCGGAGGAGCTTCGAGGGGCGGGATCAGAGGAGGCCTCGCTGCCGCCAGGTGGGGCTGGCAGCGGCTGGATGAAGTGAGCGGAACCAGCGCCGTGATCGACAGGCTGGAGATGGACAGCGTGTACGTCCTGCGCGTGAGGGGCTGCAACAAGGCGGGCTACGGGGAGTACAGCGAGGAGGTGTACCTGCACACCCCACCTGCACCAG TGCTTAATTTCTACCTTGACTCTCGTTGGGGTCTCCATGCTGACCGACTGGTGGTCAGCAAAGAGCAGCGTGGGGCTCGAAGCGTCCCCGGTCTCTCCCTGCTGCAGGCCGCTGACCACGCGCTCACGTCCTGCCACCTCACGTCGGACCTCCTGGTGGGGGATGTTGCCATTACACAAGGAAGACACTACTGGGCATGCTCAGTGGAGCCTGGATCCTACCTTGTAAAG GTTGGAGTCGGGTTGGAGTCCAAACTGCAGGAGTGGTTTCACCTCCCACAGGACATGGCCAGTCCTCG ctACGACCCAGACAGCGGCCATGACAGCGGAGCAGAGGACGCGCTGGACTCGGCGCCGCCCTTCTGCTTCCTCACCATGGGCATGGGCAAGATATACCTGCCCCAGCACAgctaccaccaccaccacaacAACCACGGGGGCAACAATCGAGACCCGctcaccaacaacaacaacgtcCCCTCGGGTCTCACCTACCCGCTGCCTCCTCGACTCGGCGTGTGCCTTGACTTTGAGAAAGGGCGTGTCACGTTCTACGACGCCCACTCCCTGCGGCCCCTGTGGGAGGGTCACGTCGACTGCTCCGGCCCCGTCTGCCCTGCGTTCTGCTTCATCGGCGGAGGcgctctgcagctgcaggagctggTGGCCAACCGCAACGCAGACCAGACGCCGGTCAGGAGGGTGACCATCCAGCCCCGCGTCACCAATTTAAACAACTGA
- the LOC103472692 gene encoding ictacalcin-like, which produces MSDIQKAMALLITTFTKYASKEGDKHTLNKEELKELLQNEFGDLLCKANDQTAVDRIFKDLDTNKSNSVDFSEFVNLVSCLTQMCHEHFIGKQ; this is translated from the exons ATGTCTGACATCCAGAAGGCTATGGCCCTCCTCATCACCACCTTCACTAAATACGCCAGCAAAGAGGGTGACAAGCACACCCTGAATaaggaggagctgaaggagcTTCTGCAGAATGAATTTGGAGACCTGCTGTGT AAAGCCAATGACCAGACAGCAGTCGATCGCATCTTCAAGGACCTAGACACAAACAAGAGCAACAGCGTGGACTTCAGTGAGTTTGTCAACCTGGTCAGCTGCCTCACTCAGATGTGCCATGAGCACTTCATTGGGAAACAATAG
- the LOC103472693 gene encoding protein S100-A1-like: MPSDLETAMELLIVVFHRYASKDGRAGTLSRRELRQLMENELSNFLKSQKDPGAIDKIMKDLDANGDGQVDFEEFVALVVGLSVACEQCYKTHKGLKSAK, translated from the exons ATGCCCTCTGACCTGGAAACAGCCATGGAGCTGCTCATCGTGGTGTTCCACCGTTACGCCTCCAAGGACGGCCGAGCAGGGACTCTGAGCCGGCGGGAGCTCAGGCAGCTGATGGAGAACGAGCTGTCTAACTTCCTTAAG TCTCAGAAGGACCCTGGTGCCATCGATAAGATAATGAAGGACCTGGACGCCAATGGTGACGGTCAGGTGGACTTTGAGGAGTTTGTGGCTCTGGTAGTTGGACTGTCTGTTGCCTGTGAGCAGTGCTATAAGACGCACAAAGGACTGAAGTCGGCAAAGTAG
- the trim46b gene encoding tripartite motif-containing 46b isoform X2, producing the protein MAPRFQVKSNMKSLEHELHCPVCKEIVKQPVVLPCQHSVCLMCASEVLVANGYPPPELPPEPNSPASTPNTRSPRQARRPTPKHEQRPIDRVLRSGPHPPSPSMPRSPGHGTYPGRRRKEGPPLVMMFPCVPCARDVELGEKGLTDCLRNLTLERIVERYRHTVSLGSVAVMCQFCKPPQTLEATKGCADCRSNFCNECFKLYHPWGTPRAQHEHIQPTLNFRPKVLTCTEHDQEKLQFYCRSCQRLLCPLCKLRRIHTGHKILPVAQAYQALKEKITKEMNFILSSQDTVLAQITQLESAITQTEVNSVSAREQLAQSIRDLTAALAERHASLTQALEAARQKRGEALSAQVAERRGLMEHAGLMAFTQELLKETDQPCFVQAARQTHNRLSKAIENLQHFTLAADPSFRHFQLDVSKELKLLTELNFIQAPLAPVIDTQRSLAYDQLFLSWRLPQESAPAWHFSVEYRRRGVVPGGASRGGIRGGLAAARWGWQRLDEVSGTSAVIDRLEMDSVYVLRVRGCNKAGYGEYSEEVYLHTPPAPVLNFYLDSRWGLHADRLVVSKEQRGARSVPGLSLLQAADHALTSCHLTSDLLVGDVAITQGRHYWACSVEPGSYLVKVGVGLESKLQEWFHLPQDMASPRYDPDSGHDSGAEDALDSAPPFCFLTMGMGKIYLPQHSYHHHHNNHGGNNRDPLTNNNNVPSGLTYPLPPRLGVCLDFEKGRVTFYDAHSLRPLWEGHVDCSGPVCPAFCFIGGGALQLQELVANRNADQTPVRRVTIQPRVTNLNN; encoded by the exons ATGGCGCCCAGATTCCAGGTGAAG TCCAACATGAAGAGTCTGGAGCACGAGCTGCATTGTCCTGTGTGCAAGGAGATCGTCAAGCAGCCCGTGGTTCTGCCATGCCAGCACAGCGTCTGCCTGATGTGTGCCTCAGAGGTCCTGGTGGCCAATGGCTACCCGCCACCAGAACTCCCCCCGGAGCCCAACTCTCCGGCCTCCACGCCCAACACTCGCTCTCCTCGTCAGGCACGCCGGCCCACTCCCAAACACGAGCAGCGGCCCATTGACCGAGTGCTGCGATCAG GCCCCCATCCGCCTTCACCATCCATGCCTCGCTCTCCCGGACATGGGACGTATCCAGGGCGACGGCGTAAGGAGGGCCCTCCTCTGGTGATGATGTTCCCCTGCGTCCCCTGCGCCCGGGATGTCGAGCTGGGCGAGAAGGGCCTGACTGACTGTCTCCGCAACCTCACATTGGAGCGGATTGTGGAGAG GTACAGACACACAGTGAGCCTGGGGAGTGTCGCTGTGATGTGCCAGTTCTGTAAGCCTCCTCAAACTCTGGAGGCCACCAAGGGCTGTGCTGACTGCCGCTCAAATTTCTGCAACGAGTGTTTCAAGCTCTATCACCCATGGGGAACGCCCCGAGCACAACACGAGCACATCCAGCCCACACTCAATTTCAGACCAAAG GTTCTGACCTGCACGGAGCACGACCAGGAGAAGCTGCAATTCTATTGCAGGTCCTGCCAGCGGCTGCTCTGCCCGCTCTGCAAACTGCGGCGAATCCACACTGGACACAAAATCCTCCCGGTGGCACAAGCTTACCAAGCTCTTAAG GAGAAGATAACTAAAGAGATGAACTTCATCCTGTCCAGCCAGGACACAGTTCTGGCTCAGATCACCCAGCTGGAGAGCGCCATCACTCAGACTGAG GTGAACAGCGTGTCGGCCAGAGAGCAGCTGGCCCAGAGCATCAGGGACCTGACGGCGGCTCTCGCAGAGCGTCACGCCTCGCTCACACAGGCTCTGGAGGCGGCGCGGCAGAAACGCGGCGAGGCGCTTTCTGCTCAGGTGGCGGAGCGACGTGGCCTGATGGAACATGCGGGGCTCATGGCTTTCACCCAGGAGCTGCTGAAAGAGACGGACCAGCCCTGCTTCGTGCAGGCCGCTCGCCAAACACACAAcag GTTGAGCAAAGCAATCGAGAATCTCCAGCATTTCACTTTGGCTGCTGATCCGTCCTTCAGACACTTCCAGCTGGATGTTTCCAAAGAGCTCAAACTCCTGACAGAGCTTAACTTCATCCAAG CTCCTCTGGCTCCCGTCATCGACACCCAGCGCTCTCTGGCGTACGACCAGCTCTTCCTGAGCTGGCGGCTGCCTCAGGAGTCGGCGCCCGCCTGGCATTTTTCCGTGGAGTATCGCCGCCGAGGCGTGGTGCCCGGAGGAGCTTCGAGGGGCGGGATCAGAGGAGGCCTCGCTGCCGCCAGGTGGGGCTGGCAGCGGCTGGATGAAGTGAGCGGAACCAGCGCCGTGATCGACAGGCTGGAGATGGACAGCGTGTACGTCCTGCGCGTGAGGGGCTGCAACAAGGCGGGCTACGGGGAGTACAGCGAGGAGGTGTACCTGCACACCCCACCTGCACCAG TGCTTAATTTCTACCTTGACTCTCGTTGGGGTCTCCATGCTGACCGACTGGTGGTCAGCAAAGAGCAGCGTGGGGCTCGAAGCGTCCCCGGTCTCTCCCTGCTGCAGGCCGCTGACCACGCGCTCACGTCCTGCCACCTCACGTCGGACCTCCTGGTGGGGGATGTTGCCATTACACAAGGAAGACACTACTGGGCATGCTCAGTGGAGCCTGGATCCTACCTTGTAAAG GTTGGAGTCGGGTTGGAGTCCAAACTGCAGGAGTGGTTTCACCTCCCACAGGACATGGCCAGTCCTCG ctACGACCCAGACAGCGGCCATGACAGCGGAGCAGAGGACGCGCTGGACTCGGCGCCGCCCTTCTGCTTCCTCACCATGGGCATGGGCAAGATATACCTGCCCCAGCACAgctaccaccaccaccacaacAACCACGGGGGCAACAATCGAGACCCGctcaccaacaacaacaacgtcCCCTCGGGTCTCACCTACCCGCTGCCTCCTCGACTCGGCGTGTGCCTTGACTTTGAGAAAGGGCGTGTCACGTTCTACGACGCCCACTCCCTGCGGCCCCTGTGGGAGGGTCACGTCGACTGCTCCGGCCCCGTCTGCCCTGCGTTCTGCTTCATCGGCGGAGGcgctctgcagctgcaggagctggTGGCCAACCGCAACGCAGACCAGACGCCGGTCAGGAGGGTGACCATCCAGCCCCGCGTCACCAATTTAAACAACTGA